accatgaaaatgtatgatttggctttggaggtcttcatacgAAATGTAGAGttatgtcttagtttcgaaacagtataaagttcatccaaatctgagatccgtagctccagttatgaccataacaagatcggttgtcagaactgcctttgaatttggacagttctgacaggaactttgggCCCATTTTTCACCCTACCctgtattgattcaggttttaaccaaaacataaaagttttagaatTATGAGATAGATTTCcaattcctttggaatttcttgatttggatttgttagctgtgagttatggttcagtaaacagaccctgtctgtcacccaaaaatgcaaacttctggtactgttttccatactttcgacctgcttccattcagatctagattaaggtgtcttcatgaaaattgtagcccttcctcttagcttcgcaaagGTACCTCATTCACTTTGATTCGACACTCATAGCTTCGATTGTCttcaaaacagtttttgacaccaAAACGGTTGTGCTGCCATTTCCGTTTCTGTATGCCGTTTCCGCGCATGCATGTgtcgattttgccgttttacttgagttatgcaTGTTAGTAGCCATTTGTAatatattgtgatgcaatcttctatttcagacggtggtgagctagacgaagccggtggggcccactagctggcgacttgaattcatttccgtactttctcttgttatacttgctctttaggtgagtaattagggtttctgtgtaactcaatactaatatgagtttactatgaaaaatgggcacttaggcgagggtgtactttatcgcactcgatctaaaccccattagttgctattgatacctgtgaaatatgattttgtgaattgttatggagcatttattgcttgtgaaacatttgtggagcatttattgcttgtgacACAATTtgggagcatttattgcttgaaccagagcatttattgcttgaattatgattttagagcatttattgcttgaaaaatattttagagtatttattgctcgtgacttgagtTAAAACTCATGGTCTCTCTATGGGGGATCCTTTAAGAGAAACGAGCTGTGTGGCTCAGGATCtcaagggtcaaccagtgatcaagcTCGACAAATGAGCTGGCTTGGGacccacccgtatccttaccatgtggtgttacttttctgcttttgctttgctctcactgtgcaaatgttgacatgtaaaaattatatttttacccTGGTTAGTCACTGAGTTTCTAGcttaccccaaaaatattttatttctctCCACAGGGTTCGTGGCGAaagaaggcttgtagtacttattcacgtgactggatgacatatatcttgtacagtttggatttggaatcattttatgtatagtttggggaattgttttcgcttcgcttatgacatgtaattattggagaatttgatgtatatttgagatttatattgtaatttagtTGAGAactgtagtaagtgagtgagtcccggcgagagctaggcaggcggcccgccgaacccttttcttcgccttagggggaggtggggccgtcacaatgGTAGCGAGCTAACCAGTCCATTTCTAGGATaacatcatatcccttaataGCTAAACTCATGAAATCAGCTAGTAATTTCCACTCTTCAACCCATATATCGCAATCTCTATACACCAAGTTTgcaattaaactttgatcccTAGTAGGCGttctaacctccaagtcataaggtaacttaGTTGGCTTCACATCTATTCCACTCACAAAgtcagggtttacaaaagagtgtGTCACACCaagatcaattaaaaccttagctaaatggtggaaaatagggatcgtaccttcaaccacctcagtaGAATCGGGAATCTGTTGATAGTCCAATGCGTAAACCCTAATAGGCACCTTAGGTTGACTCCCCCCAGCACTAGACTGCTTAGAGGCTGATTTTTCGGGTCTTTGAGTACTACCTACTTCTTTTGGTATACTTGGGCATTTTGATATCTGGTGCTCAATACTGCCACAATACAAGCACTTCCCCaatttcctccaacaatcattctccgcATGGTTGGACTTGCCACAGTAGCCACAACTAACTTGAGAAGTCACGCCCTGACCACCAGAAGGTGTTCCTCTCGCTTGACCTTGCCCATTACGGCCTCCACTTGATAAAGCCTCTCTTGGAGCTCCAGCGGTCCTTATTTCTCCTGTTCCTCTTCCCATCTTGGGAGGTGGGGCACTTTTACTTGCTTGTCCAGAAGAGTAATTAGGAGTGCTCCATTTCTTAGTATGGAAGTCCCTAACTTGCAGCCTTGCGCTTTCGACTCGCTGCGCTTTCTCTAGAGGTTCAGTgaacgtagagatttgggctgttGCCAACCCCTCatgaatctccacattaagtcctTGTACAATTCGCCTTATCCTTCTCCACTCATTAGTCACCAATTCCGGAGCGTACCTAGAAAACTTAGTAAATCTCCCATCATAGTCAGCCACACTAGAAGCCACCTGTCTCAGTTTTCTGAATTCgtcctcccgtttctcttgaaTCAAGAACGAcagaagaaatttctcattaaactcccttgtAAAATTTTTCCAGGTCCAAAGGGTCTGCGCTCTTTCCCATTATTCCCTTATcacatcccaccaagcacgtgctaCACCCTCAAATTGGAAGGCAGCAAAGGTCACTCGCCTCTCCTCAGTATAATCTAAGGCGGCAAATATGTTAGTCATTCTTTCTAGCCAGTTCTCCACTAACTCAGGATTAGGTCCTCCAATAAATTTAGGCGGagtaaatttcaaaaatctctccaaggctctatccTTCCCTCTATCATGCACCACAGCTAATCCTggtcacaaaagtcaaaagattcATCAATCCTAGCCTAGTTCGCATCCGAACCGCTAGCTTGGACCTCCTCTTCCGGGTCCTTCTTAAAAGGCACCTCCTCAGAAGTGCCTTAACGAGCTGGGCTCTCGACGGCATCTATCACCTCCTCTATCAACATCATGGTGTCAGTTAAGATCCCGGCAGCCCGATTCTAGACCTCCATGACTACCCTAACGAGTCGAGCCCTGACCCACTGAAGCTCATCACGAGCGCCCTCAGCCCTAGCAAACTCATCTACtattgtcccctcgagctccaAAATCCTTGCACCCTGGGCATCCACCATGGCATTCAGCTCCTCAATCTCCTGAAGTAATGCCCTATTAGTAGACACCAACTACCGATGCTCGTCATCGATGGACAGTACAAGGTCATTAGGATAAGCATGCGTCTCCGTACAGGGACAACGAGGAAACCTAGAGAAAAGCGAGAATCGAACGTGAGGTCCTCCACCAAGTACTCGATAGTAGATAGGCCAAAGAGGCTTCACGTGACTGTAAGCAACTCCGTTACCATTAGCAGCATGATCTCCGTTACCATTTTCCATTCCTACAAAATAACCACAAATTctaggttagaaacttaaagtcaCTAACTCACTCAAATATCAACTTAAGGTATAACCAAGTTATCTAATTCCTATTCTCAAGTGTAAAGTCTCTAAAACATCTCCCAAATAGATATCTAAATCTAGGCTCTAATACCAACTGTGAAGCCCCCACTtctctctaaggcgaaccaaagggtatcgatgggacgcctgcctaactctcgccaggactcgatacaagtcaaATCCAAACTTAAAGATAAACAACCgataataaaagtaaaagtagaGAAAGGTCGCTTCCTTAAATAAACTTttaaatcttacatcacaaattctcaaaagtacatcaactttCCCAAAATATAACCACTATAAGTCGACTAGTCAATTACATCCTAagatttttgatcaaaagtaatcaagtcggctttcccaaaattttttccaaaccgagctcctattaaggaaaacaaacgaatggggtgagctaacgctcagcgaggccaagaaacacatgcaaacacatagttacttatagttcaagtaacaataacacttgtacaagaaATAAAGCTAGAAAATTCAGGTAATTCATAGATAACAATAAAACACACTCAATAAGGATACAGAAACTTTCAGGAGCtaattttcacttgctttgccaaggctcgatccaatacctccacgtgatgacactccgtcaatcgggtaggcaTCAAGTCCGTAGAACCTCCACTTTACTTCCCCATCCATCATTTCAGCCTCTCGGATCTGTAACCAAACACTCATTGGGTGGGCGATACTACTTGAGTATGCCAAGTAAGAtctctcaaaagatcaagcttttGTTTTCTCATGGTCTACCAGgcttcccgaccaagcccatgccggctcgagtcgcaaggttgGCAAATGAGATTTGGGCATCCCCTGATGTACGATTACGATTGCAAcaattcactcaattcaattatcatttcacttcacacaatacaattataaattcacttaaaagagaacgagtgcgataaagtacacactcgtcttgACAATTCTAAATCACTTAAttaacaagaaacaattcaGGTAACtagcaacaattcatgcacttgacacttaccaagtcaaaacaagtgagtaagtgagcaaataaagtctttagttgtccgttccgagattctcttcaagatcctcttgagcgcctgaaaaAATAATGATCAACTATCACTCACAACCACTTATCAATCAAGGAAGAAAGTACACTTGCTTAAAAtaagacaatgtcttaaaagagaACTTTAAACCATCAaaaatcgaggttcaaaagtgcgaatttaaagtcacaagggaAAACTTGTATCACCCtttaaatcaagtttaaaacggtcTATCAATATCGAAAGAACGTGAAAAGTTCTCAAAAGCTCATTTcctaagaaatcaagaatttttaGCTTGGTGCAACAAAACTTGAAACATCAAATCTTGAATTTGGTAcgtctaaaaatgaaaaactttataccgttggaaactagattcggAATACTAAAAGTTTCCAGAAGATACTTTTCCCAGATTCTAACCAGAAAGCATTCATAATTCAGCTCAAAGTTACAGTTCCAAGAAGATaggacagaaccagtcttggttttcggcaaaattcacaggaagtgaatcaatctttgaaatttataacacaacaagagttccaaatcaagtttcaaaaatGACAAGCAGAACTAAATTTAGAGTTTTGAACAACAAGATATAATAGTTTGAAGTTGGCTGAATTTGGAAACCTGTTCAGAAAACTTCCAGTCACCAAGCCCCAACACAGTTTcgaaatcaaaccatatctgactctacacaagtccaaattgagaatggtttatggagttagaaactaggttcaaaattctaTATTTCATTAGAAGACATTGTTTcgaaaatcttttcacaagtaGGACAAAATTGAGcaacaagatgcagcttcctaGTTTCATTCGGACAAACAGACAAAACAGGACAGTCCACTTTGCCAACTCGCTACGGTTTAgtcaaaatgaactagcaggGGATTCTTATACCGTTTGAAAGctctgaatgtctagttttgaatgccacaaatggactcaattttgacttttgtagaAAGAGTTATGTTCAGACAAAGTACCATGGGTTGGCTACCCTGCTAGCGAATTTCCAGAATTCaaacttttccaaaactcaagttttaggcaaccatttgaaataatttttgaaaggcacattttacacacataatacaacatatatcaatcaaTTTAGCAGCtatataatcatcaaaatttcgAATTTAAAGCCGGacatcaaaacagaatttcggCTAGCTCTCTTCCTCATGGTTTCTTCCACTTCCTCTCCACTATCAAACCATAATCAAGCTataaatcacataaacaaccacaatcaagcaatatagcctcaagtcagctacctaaaggCCTCCTCAAGACATCTAGCTTAGGATTTAAAACAAGATAAATgtttcctcaagtccgctagcctataaacttcattagggtttcaaacccatgacaACTAACCACTAATCTTcttataatttgaaaaattaaaggaGAGATGAAGGGTTACCTCTCCAAGCTTTGAACCCTAGTTGTAAGTGAGTGTTTCTACCCAAAATGTCACCAAGAAACTCCACAAGCCTTCACCTTTCTTCTTGCTATAGTGAAATTCCAAGAGATTAGGAAGTTGGACGAAGAAAGCAAGCATACTTGGAGCTAAAAGAAATGGAGTTtcctttcccctttcccttgCTTGAGTTTGGctgagagaggagagagagatgagggAGTTTGAGTGATGAATCTTGTTTGGGAAGATTGAAGAAAAGTAGTCATTAAGTTTTGCAAGAAAGTCAACCCTTAATAGTGTCTCAAATAGGGTTTCgtactaccactttctctcttgtttggtacacttatacactaatcttccaaggtaattcctctaacactgtaattactcacACTTAGAAGTTTGGTATTAATTCTTCAAGTCTCCACTTGGTCGTACAAGCGCGACTTACGAGAACTTTCGACGCGAACGCAAAAAAGCGAAATTTAAGGGGAATTCATGCAATACtagaataattaaataacactaggacaaataattataaaaattactaaattaggaataaaaacatgagtccttaCAACAACAGGTGCTTATCCTCAAACACTTGTTCATATACTAAAGGATAAGTATTCTAAACCCATTCCAGTTATTACCTTCTTTGATTCAAGAGCATCTTTGTCCATTTTAAGAAAAGACATTTTACCTGATTCATGTTGGGTTGAAGAGGTTCATGAATTGAAAGCTGCAAATGGAGAtgttttcaaacaaaatttgaaCAAAAGATCCTATCATTATCATAATTCTCCTACAATGTCAAATTCAAACCATGATCTTGGGAGCAAATTTCACTGGAAAGGATCTTATTTTTGGTTTTGACatttacaagaaaaatcattATCTTTTAACTCCATTTAGGATCAAGtccaaaaaatttttcaaaaattttactaGTATCCCAAATTTTTATATACTTTTGAACAAGCCATTTTCTATTGAGGAGCAAGTAAAAGAATTCCAAAATCAAATTGTTCATCATTCTTGTGACTCAAATCATCAAGAATTCTTGACTAAATGTGATCATCCTCTTTGGTAAAATCCTAATTTCTTTATCAAATTGCCATTTAAAAGAAATGAAGACATCAATTCGACAAAAGCTAGTCATTCAGGAATGAGTCCTGAAAATGCCAAACTAGCTGAACAGGAATATTTTGAACTCttgaaatttgatttgattgaGTTCTCAGATTCTCAATGGGCATGCCAAGCCTTTTATGTCAATAAAAGGTTCGAACAGGTAAGAGGAAAGATGAGACAGGTTATAAAGTATCAGCCTTTAAATACTTTCCTTCTTAATGATAAATTATCGATTCCAAATAGGTTTACTCTATTTGCCCAGATTGCCAAAGCCAAatggttttcaaaatttgaCCTTAAATCTAGTTTTTGGCAGTTAGGGATATTTCTGGAAGACAGACATAAAACTGGGTTTTGTATTCCTAATCATCATTTCCAGTGGAAAGTAAAGCCTTTTGGCCTCAAAACAGCCCCATCTCTTTTCCAGAAGGCCATGATTAAAATTTTTCAACCTATATTGCATACTGCTCTTGTCTATATTGATGATATCCTTCTTTTCAGTGAAACTTGGGAAGACCATATCAAATTACTCAATCAGTTTCATGAACTTGTTAAGCAATATGGTATTATgctttctgaaaaaaaaatgattttaatcaaacaagaaattcaattttttggaATGACTATTTCTGAAGGAAAGTGTACACCAGAACAACATGTTGGTCAATCGCTTACAAATTTTCTTGAAACCAACTTGACCAAACAACAAGTTGAACAATTCTTAGGAATTGTGAACTATGTTCGAGAATTTCTTCCTTGTGTAGCTAAGCTCATTAGTCCTTTGACTAAGATGCTTAAGAAAAATCCACCCCTATGGGGACCATCTTAGACAAAAGCCATTTAAAGTCTGAAGGAGCAGTTACTTCATCTTCCTACATTGCATATACCATCAGAAGGGAAAAGGATTTTGCAGAAAGATGCAAGTGATAAATATTGGGGAGCAATTCTTCTTGAACAAGACGCACAGGGTCAAAGACATTGTTGTGGATTTGCCAGTGGCAAGTTTAAAAATTCTGAACAATACTATCATTCCTCATTCAAGGATATTTTGGCTGTTAAAATGGGTATAAAaaaattctctttctttctaATTGCTCATCATTTTCAAGTCGAAATGGATATGGGATCTTTCCTTAAGATGCTGCACTTCAAACAAAAAACCATACGTCACCCCCAATTGCTTCGATGGTCAGCCTGGTTCTCACAATATTCCTTTGATGTAAAACATATCAAAGGAAAAGGTAATATTGTAGCTgatttcttttcaagaaatgaACCAATTAAAGAAATC
Above is a genomic segment from Coffea eugenioides isolate CCC68of chromosome 5, Ceug_1.0, whole genome shotgun sequence containing:
- the LOC113771260 gene encoding uncharacterized protein LOC113771260; its protein translation is MENGNGDHAANGNGVAYSHVKPLWPIYYRVLGGGPHVRFSLFSRFPRCPCTETHAYPNDLEIEELNAMVDAQGARILELEGTIVDEFARAEGARLAVVHDRGKDRALERFLKFTPPKFIGGPNPELVENWLERMTNIFAALDYTEERRVTFAAFQFEGVAQKREDEFRKLRQVASSVADYDGRFTKFSRYAPELVTNEWRRIRRIVQGLNVEIHEGLATAQISTFTEPLEKAQRVESARLQVRDFHTKKWSTPNYSSGQASKSAPPPKMGRGTGEIRTAGAPREALSSGGRNGQGQARGTPSGGQGVTSQVSCGYCGKSNHAENDCWRKLGKCLYCGSIEHQISKCPSIPKEVGSTQRPEKSASKQSSAGGSQPKVPIRVYALDYQQIPDSTEVVEDVKPTKLPYDLEVRTPTRDQSLIANLVYRDCDIWVEEWKLLADFMSLAIKGYDVILEMDWLARYHCDGPTSP